The DNA sequence TCGTCTCCGGGCAGGCGCAGGTGCTGGACGATGCCGTCATCGCCGGCCTGACCGTGCTGCGCGGCGACACCATATTGCGGGGCCACGCCGGCGCGGCCACCGCCATGCTGGGCATTGGCGAATATGAAAAGGGCATCATCCTGTCCGGCACGGCCCAGACGGTCGGCGATGTCGAACATCGCGGCGGCCAGTTCGACCAGGGCGTCTCCTGGGGCTTCGTCGATCAGGACGCCGCCAAAGACCGCACGCGCGGCGCGACCCTGACCGCCCCCGTCCCCGAAGTCACCGCCAAGCCCGACTATCGCTGGATACCCTGATGACGCCCGCCACCCAGCCCGAAGCCGAAACCCTGTGGGGCCATCCCAAGGGGCTTTACGTCCTCTTCTTCACCGAACTCTGGGAGCGCTTCTCCTTCTACGGAATGCGCGCGCTGCTGATCTTCTACCTGACGCGCCACTTCCTCTATTCGGGGGAGCAGTCCGGGCTGCTCTATGGCTCCTATCTGGCTTTGGTGTTCCTCTCCCCGATGATCGGCGGCTATCTGGCCGACCGCTGGCTGGGCCAGCGCAAGGCGGTGCTGTTCGGCGGGCTGGTGATCGCCAGCGGCCACATCATATTGGGGGTCGAAGATGTTCTCGGCACGTCGGCGCAGGCGGTGTTCTGGATCGGCCTGTCGCTGATCGTGGTCGGCACCGGCTTTCTGAAAGCCAATATCTCGGCGCTGGTGGGTACGCTCTATGCCGCACATGATCCCCGCCGGGACAGCGCCTACACCCTCTTCTACATGGGCATCAATCTGGGCGGCGCGATCGGCCCGGTCATTTGCGGCCTGCTCGGCGAGACGCTGGGCTGGGGCTATGGCTTCGGTGCGGCAGCGGTCGGGATGATCGCGGGCGTCATCGTCTTTGCACGCGGCAAGCGGCACTTGCTCGGCGGTGGCGAAGCGCCCGATCCCGCCGCGCTGGCCAGGCCCGTTTTCGGCGTGAAGCGCGAATGGCTGATCTATGGCGGCACGATCCCCCTCACCCTGCTGAGCTGGATCTTGCTGGTGTCGCCCAAACTCACCGGCACCCTGCTGGCGGTCGGCGGCGTGGCGATCGGCCTGCTGCTGGTCTGGATCGCCCTCGCCAGACTGGCAGGCGAGGAGCGCCGCAAGCTGCTCTACGCACTGGCGCTGGTCGTCATCCAGCCGGTTTTCTGGGGGCTTTATGAACAGAGCGGCTCCTCGCTCAACCTGTTCATCGACCATCATGTCGACCGGACGATAGGGGGCTTTGAAGTCCCGGCCTCTGTCTTTCAGGCGCTGCCCCCCTTCTTCGTCTGCCTGATCGCCCTGCCCTTCGCCGCGCTCTGGCTACGGCTTGCGAAAGCGAACCGGATGCCGACCCCGCTCAGCAGCTTCGGTTTCGCCATCATCATGGTCGGCGGCGGCTTCGTGCTGATGGCGCTGGCCGGGCTGGTGCCGTCGGACCAGAAAGTGCCGCTGGCCTTCATCCTCCTGCTTTTCCTCTGCCATGCGATCGGCGAAATGTGCCTGTCGCCCGTCGGCCTCTCCGCCATGTCGCGCTTCGCACCGCGCCATATGCTCAGCTTCCTGATGGGCACATGGTTCCTGGCGACGGCGGCGGGTAATTTCAGCGCGGGCGTGATCGCCTCGGTGATCGAGGCGATGGGCGGCGGCGCCGATGGTGGCGACCGGGCGATCATCCTCGACGCCTATCTGCGTATCGGTCTGGTCGCCGCTGCGATCGGGGCGCTGGTGCTGATCGTCAATATCGGGGCGCAGCGGATACTGCGCCCCGCAACCCGGTAATTATTCGGCGAAAGGCCGGTCGATCGCCACCTGCGGCTGGGTGAACCACTGCGCGCCCGTCCCAGTGACGTGGAAATGATCCTCCAGCCTGATGCCGAAGCGCTGCGGCACGACGATCATCGGCTCATTGGAAAAGCACATGCCCGGCGCAAGCGGCGTCCTGTCGCCACGCACCAGATAGGCGGGTTCGTGGATCGACAGGCCGATGCCATGGCCGGTGCGATGTGGCAGGCCGGGCAGGCGATAATCCGGTCCCAGCCCCGCTTTCTCCAGCACCGCTCGCGCCGCCGCGTCCACGCTCTCGCACGGCGCGCCGGGCATGACCGCGTCGAACGCCGCCTGCTGCGCTTCTTTTTCCAGCGCCCAGATGTCGCGCGCCTGTTGGTCCACCGATCCGAAGGCATAGGTGCGGGTGATGTCGGAATGATAGCCCTCGATCGTGCAGCCGGTATCGATCAGCACCAACTGCCCCTCCTCCAGCGCGCGGTCGCCCGGCAGACCATGGGGATAGGCGGTCGCCTCGCCAAACTGGACGATGCAGAAGCTGGAGCCTTTCGCGCCCAGCCGGCGGTGCGCCTCATCGATGAAGCGCGTCACCTCGCTGGCGCGGATGCCGGGGCGCAGGATGCGCGCGGCGGCGGCGTGGACGCTCAGCGTCATCGCCTTGGCCTGCTGCATCAGCGCCAGTTCGGCGGGGGATTTGACCATCCGGCACCCGCTGATGATCGGGGTCGCGTCAACCAGTCCGGCGGATGCCGCACAGCGCAGCCGCTCGGCGAAGTGGAAGGGCAGTTCGGGATCGACCGCCACCGTCCGCACACCTGCTTGCCGCAACGCATCCACGACAAGCGCCACCGGATCTTCATCCTCCTGCCACGACCGGATATCCGCCGCGATCGCCAGATCCGCCTCCAGCGTGCCGATCTCGAAATGCGGGCAGATGATGATCGGCGTGCGGCCGGGTAGCATCAACATCGCCACCAGCCGCTCGCTCTGTCCCCATGGCACCGCCGAAAAATAGCGCAGCGACGCCCCGGCATTGACCAGCAACGCCTGCGCGCCGATGCCGTCGGTCAGCGCCTGCGCCCGCGCGATCCGCGCCAGCCGCTCCGCCGCCGCGATCGGCGCGGCGCACGTCGCCCAAGGGTGCAGCCGGTCCAGTTCGATTTCGGCGCTCGATCCACCAATCATATATCTGTCCTTATCCGAAACGGGCAATGTCGAAAGGCGCCAGCGGCACGGCCGGTTCCGCGCCCGTCACCAGCGCCGTCACCAGCTTCGCCGTGATCGGCGCCAGCGTAAGCCCCAGATGCTGATGACCGAAGGCGTAAAAGAGATTGTCGGCCCTGTCCGATCGGCCGATCGCCGGCAGATAGTCGGGCAGGGTCGGCCGACAGCCCATCCAGCGGGTGAAGGGCGCCCGGATCGGCAGGCCCAGTTCGGCTACGTGCCGCTCCAGCCGTTCCCATTTGCGAGGGTCCGCCGGCGCATCGGCCCGGCCCAGTTCGACGAAGCTCGCCGCCTGCACGCTGTCGACATAGCGGGTGACGATCATCGATCGGTCCTCATAGACGACCGGGGGCAGGTTGGCCGGCCAGTCGGCGGCATCGGCGCGGATATGATAGCCGCGCTCGGCGATCATCGGCGCTTTGTGCCCCAACGCCTCCATCAGCGCGCGCGACCGCACCCCGGCGCAGAGAATGACCCGGTCGGCATCGACGCCCGGCACCTCGATCCGCCGGCCGTTGCGGCGGACAGTGGCGCGGCGACCGACAATCTCTCCCCCCCCCGCGACGAAGGCAGCCCGCAGGGCGTGGCGCAACGCGCCAAGATCGGCGATCTGGCCGCTACCCGAAAAGCGGATCGCGCCCGCCACCGGCTGCGCACTCAGGCGCGACAGGCCGGCGCGTTCGGCCTCTGTCGCATCCCGGACCTGCGCCGTGCCGATGTCCGCCGCCATCCAGGTGGCGCGCCCGGCCGTGGCCGCATCCGCGCGCTCCCACACTATATAATGCCCATCCTGCCGCAGCAGGTCCGGCTCGCCAATCCGGTCGACCATCGCCGCCCAGGCCGGCATCGCCTGATACAGCAATCCGCGCAGCGCGTCGCTGCCCTGCCGAAAGCGCGCCGGCCGCGCCGCCGCGATCAGGCGCAGGCCGAAGGGCAGCCAGTGCGCCATTGCCGACAGGGGAAAATCGAGCGCGCCGCCGCGCGAAAACAGCCGACGCGGCACGCTGCGCAACAGCGACAGCGACGCCAGCGGCGCGACCTGTTCGACCGCGATATGGCCGGCATTGCCCCAGGATGCGGCCTGCCCGGCATCATCCTCATCGACCAGCACAACCGCCTGCCCGGCATCAAGCAATTCGATGCCGGTCGAAAGGCCAACCACGCCGCCGCCGATGATCGCTATGCGGCCCACAAAAACTCCATTGCATCGTCCGATCAATATCGTATACGTTATATCAACTGAGCAGATAGCGCAGAAGGTTTCGCCCGACAATGCATGATTTTCATCCCCCCTTCCAAGCGCGCCGCATAGCCGCGCCGCAGGGTGGAGCGATGACAATGGCGGATAGTCGGGGCAGCACCGCGATTTTGCAGTGCAATAGGCAATTATCTACCATATACGGTTCAGTTGCGGCGTTTTTGTCCTGCGCCGCAGCGCCCTATATGGAGACAGCCAGGTGACCATCGTCGTCCGCACCCTTGCCGAACGCATCTTCGAAGTGATCCGTGAACGGATCGTCGAAGGCAAATTGCCCGACCGGGAACCGGTGCGGCAGGATGCGCTGGCAGCCGAACTGGGCGTCAGCAAGATCCCGCTGCGCGAGGCGCTGGCCCGGCTGGAACATGAAGGACTGCTGACCAGTCAGGCCAATCGCGGCTGGTTCGTGCGGCCGATGTCGGCGGATCAGGCCGAGGAAATCTATCTGCTGCGCCTCGCGACCGAGCCGGCCGCCGCCGCCTTCTCCTGCACCCGCACGACCGAAGAGGACAGGCAGGCCGCCGTCGACGCCTTCAAGCTGCTGGACGCCGCCGCCAATGCCGATCTCAATGCCGTGGCCGTGCGCAACCGCGAATTTCATGTCGCGCTGGTGCGCCCCGGTGGCCGGCTGCTGACCACGCAACTGGTCGAGCGGCTGGAGGTGCTGGCCGAACGCTATGTGCTGGCGCATCTGGCCCCGGCCGGGCGCGGCGACCGCGCGCATCTGGAGCATCAGGCGCTGCTCGACGCCTGGCTCGCCGGCCGGGCGGAGGATGTCCAGTCGCTCCTGACCCAGCATATCGCCAGCACGCTTGACGACCTGCGCGCGCATTTCGCCGCCAGCCATACCCAATGATCCGCTAAAAGGGGACTTATGCTCGGACCACGCAAATCCATCGAGACGCTCGCCCAGCGCGAGTCCGGGCATAGTCTGGCCAAGACGTTAAGCTGGCCGCACCTGATCGCACTGGGCGTCGGCGCGATCGTCGGCACCGGCATCTATACGCTGACCGGCGTGGGCGCGGAACGCGCCGGGCCGGCCGTCATCCTGGCCTTTGCCATCGCCGGCGCGGTCTGCGCCTGCGCCGCGCTCGCCTATGCCGAAATGGCGACCCTGATCCCGGCGGCGGGCAGCGCCTATACGTTCAGCTATGCCGCGATGGGCGAAACCATCGCCTGGATCGTCGGCTGGAGCCTGATCCTCGAATATTCGCTCGCCTGTTCGACCGTGGCGGTCGGCTGGTCGGGTTATCTGGTCGGCTGGATCGAATCGGCGGGCATCCATCTGCCCGCGTTGCTGCTGGTCGGGCCGCATGGCGGCGGCCTCATCAACCTGCCGGCCGTGCTGGTCGCGCTGGCGGTGATGGGAATGCTGATCGCCGGCACGCGCGAAAGCGCGACGCTCAACATCATCCTCGTCATCATCAAGCTGGTCGCCCTGTCGATCTTCGTCGCCATGGCATTGCCCGCCTTCCATTCGGCCAATCTTGAACCCTTCATGCCCTATGGCTTCGCCAGCACCGAAATCGGCGGCGAGAAGCGCGGGGTAATGGCGGCGGCGGCGATCGTCTTTTTCGCCTTTTACGGTTTCGATGCGGTCGCCACATCGGCGGAGGAAGCCAAGAATCCCGGTCGCGACCTCACCATCGGCATCATCGGGTCGATGCTGGTCTGCACCCTCATCTACATGGCGGTCGCCATTTCCGCGATCGGCGCCCTGCCCTTCCAGATGCTCGCCAATTCGCCCGAACCACTCGCGCTCGTCCTGCGCCAGCTTGGTCAGCCGGTCGCCGCGCACCTGATCGCACTCGCCGCCGTCATCGCCCTGCCTTCGGTCATCCTGGTGATGATGTATGGCCAGAGCCGTGTATTCTTCGTCATGGCGCGCGATGGACTGCTGCCGCGCAGCCTGGCCAAGATCAGTCCGCGCACCGGCGCGCCGACCCGCATCACCCTGATCACCGGCGTCTCGATCGCACTGGTCGCCGGCATCTTCCGCCTCGATGAAATCGCCGAACTGGCCAATGCCGGCACGCTGATCGCCTTCATGGCGGTGGGCGCCTGCCTGATGATCCTGCGCCGTCGCTCGCCCGACCTGCCGCGCCTGTTCCGCTGTCCGCAGCCCTATGTCGTCGGCACATTGACGATCCTGGGCTGCGCCTATCTGCTGTTCAGCCTGCCCGACACGACGCTGGTGCGGTTCGGCGCGTGGAACGTGATCGGCCTGATCTTCTATTGCCTCTACAGTCGCAGCCGCAGCGACGCCCGACGGGATGCCGCCACCGCCTGACGGTCAGCGCATCCTTCCCCAGTCCAGTCAATCCCATGATCCGCAAGGAGATCGCGATGTCGCGCGCCCTGTTCGCCGCCCTGATGGCCACGATCGGCATGACTATGCCAGCCGCCGCCAAAACCCCGTTCGACGGCGTCTGGCTGTTCGACAAGGCGCCGCCCACGCCCGGCGTCACCATGATGGAGGTCAGGAGCAAGGGCGCGAAGATCGAAGGGCGCGTCACCACCCTGTGGTATGGTCCGGTCGAGATGCTCAATCCGCGCATCGAGGGCGGCAAGCTGCTGTTCGAAGCGCGCAACATCAATGATCGCGATCACCCCACCCGCAACTGGAGCGTCAGCCTGACCGACGGCAAGCCGCATCTGGAAGGCCAGATCTGGGAAAGCCCGATCGCGATCGACGGCTATCGCGGCACCGCGAGGGACGCGAAGGCGCGCGCCTTCAAATTCGCTGCGCTGCCCCCTCTCGGCCGGCCCATTCCCGGCAAGCTGGCCGCCACCCCGCCCATGGGCTGGAGTAGCTGGAACAAGTTCGCCGAACATATTGACGACAGGACCGTGCGCGCCATGGCCGATGCGATGGTGTCCACCGGCCTGCGCGACGCAGGCTATCGCTATATCAACATCGATGACGGCTGGCAGGGCAAGCGCGACGCCAATGGCGTGTTGCAACCCAATGCGAAGTTCCCGGACATGAAGGCGCTGGCGGACTATGTTCACAGCAAGGGGCTGAAGATCGGCATCTATTCGTCACAGGGACCGCGCACCTGCGCCGGCTATGAGGGCAGCTATGGCCATGTCGCGCAGGATGCGAAGAGTTTCGCCGACTGGGGCTTCGATTATCTGAAATATGATCTCTGTTCGGGCGAATGGTTCTATGCCGACGCCGACACGGTCCAGCGCAGCTACCATGAAATGGGCGCGGCCTTGCAGGCGACCGGGCGGGAAATGATTTTCTCGCTGTGCGAATATGGCCGGTTCGATGTCGGCCGCTGGGGCCGCGACGTGGGCGGCCAGTTGTGGCGCACGACCGGCGACATCACCGACGATTATCCGACCATGGCAAAGATCGGTTTCGACAGGAATGGCGATCCAGCGCTGGCGGGGCCGCATGGCTGGAACGATCCCGACATGCTGGAAGTCGGCAATGGGGGCATGAGCGCGGACGAATATCGCACCCATATGACGCTGTGGGCCATGTCCGCCGCACCGCTGATGATGGGCCATGACCTGCGCGAAACCAGCCCGGAAACGCTGGCGATGCTGACCAACCGCCGTGTCATCGCGATCGACCAGGACGCGCGCGGGGTGCAGGGCAAGGCGGTGCGCAAGCAGGGCGCGCTGGAGGTCTGGGCCAAGCCGTTGGCCGATGGCCGGGTGGCGCTGGCGCTGTTCAATCGCGGCGGGGCAAGCGCCGCGCTGACGCTGACGGCGGCGGATGCGGGACTTTCCTCCATTGCGCAGGTCGAGGATCAATGGTCCGGCGCGACGATGGCGGCCCTGCCCGCCAGCTATGCCGTGCCGGCGCGCGGCGCGGTGATGATCGTGGTGAAAGGGCAGTAGGATAAGCGGGAACAGGATCGAACCCTGCGGTGGCGGCGCTAGTGGTCCGATTCCGACATTTGCTACCCTGCAATCCATGCGCCGGAGCAAATGTCGGAATCATCAGGACCACTAGCAACTATTTGATTCTAGTGGAGCTTATGAATGTGACATTTGAGCGCGAGTCTAGCCCGCAGGGGATTCACATGTCACATTCGCTCCACTAGACTGCGTTTCACCGGCGCGCAGTCGCTGTCGATCAACACCCGCGCTTTCATGACAGTTGCGATTGGAATTGTCATGAAAATGAAATATATTTTTCATCAAGGAGTCATCGAAACGACATAGCCGCGCTCCCGATCAAACAGGGGATCGGGCAAGTGACATCATCAAAGTTCAGCGGCGCGTTATTGACGGCAGGCCTGCTGGCGCTGACGCCGCAGGGCGCTCAGGCGCAAAGCAACGCCGAACTGCAACAGCAGATTGACGAACTGAAAGCCCAGATTCAGGCGCTGACCGGCGCGCTCGCCGCCAGCAAGAACGCCGCCGCCGCGCCGCCGCAAGCTGCACCTGCCGCCCCCGCACCCGTGGCCGTGGCCGTCGCACAGACGCCGCCGCCCGCGCCGGCATCCACCCCCACGCCCAAAGCCAAGGCCTGGTACGAAAAGCTGTCGCTGCGCGGCTATACCCAAATGCGCTACAACGCCTTCCTGTCAGGCGACGACACCGCGCCGACCGGCCTGTCCCGCCTGCGATCAGTCCATGACAGTTCGATCTCGGATCGTGGCAGCTTCTCGCTGCGCCGGGCGCGGCTGGTGCTTCAGGGAGATATTTCCGACCGGGTTTCGCTCTATCTCCAGTCCGATTTCGCGACCGCGGTGAACAATCAGGCGGGCAGTGAACGGCGCGAGGGCTTTGCCCAGTTGCGCGACGCTTATGCCGATGTCTTTCTCGACAAGCGGAAAAGCCTGCGGCTGCGCTTCGGCCAGTCCAAAGTGCCGTTCGGCTGGGAGAATATGCAAAGCTCGTCCAACCGGCTGACGCTGGACCGCAGCGACGCGATCAACAGCGCGGTGCCAAGCGAACGCGATCTGGGCATCGTCGGCTATTATACCCCGCCGTCGGTGCAAAATATCTGGGACCGGCTGGGGCATGACGGACAGAAGCTGTTCGGCAATTATGGCGCCTTCGGCGTCGGCCTATTCAACGGGCAGGGCACCAACCGGACCGAACAGAATCGCGGGCTGATGAAGGTCGCCTTCGCCACCTGGCCGTTCGAACTGGATGGCCTGGGCGACGCCCTTGAAGGTCAGGTGTTCGAAATCGGCGGATCGGCGATGCTGAACGACGTGCAGCCGGAATTGCGCAGCGGATCGGTCAGCACGATCGCCTATGACGATAATCGCGTCGGCATCCACGCCATGCTCTATCCCCAGCCCTTCGGCATTCAGGCCGAATGGAATTGGGGCAAGGGGCCGGAGTTCGACCGCGCCAGCCAGTCGATCGAGACGAAGAACCTCAGCGGCGGCTATGTCCAGATGATGGTTCGCCTGCCCACGGACTCGGTCGGCACGCTGATGCCCTATGGCCGCTGGCAACATTATCGCGGCGGGTGGAAGGCCGGGATCAACGCCCCGCGCCTCGAAACCGACGAATTCGAACTGGGCGTCGAATGGCAGCCGTGGAAGGCGCTGGAATTCACCCTCGCCTATGCCCGGATGAAGCGCGCCGAAGCCGACGAACGCCGCACCGGCCGCGCCGAGGGCAACCTGATCCGAACCCAGGTGCAGTGGAACTACTGATCGTCGGCGCACGCGCCGATACGGAAAAGGCCCGCCCGCATCTTCATGCAGGCGGGCCTTTTCCGATTGGCTGCCGGCTCGTCGAACCGGCAGCCTGGGGGGATCACATCGTCACGGTCGCGCCGACGAACACCGTCCGGCCGAGCGCGTCATAGACGCCCGGATAAGTGTTGCCATTGCCGAAGGAGGACAGAATGCCCGCCGCGATCGCCGGCGGGTCCTTGTCGAACATATTGTTCACGCCAGCACGCAGAGTCAGGCGCTTGTCGATCGACTGGGTCAGCGCCAGATCGAAATAATTATAGTCGTTGATCTTGCGGTTGATGACACTGGGCGTGCCGGCCAGATAGGGATTGTCCGACAGGCTGGACAGCGTCGTGCCGCCGACATGGCGCCAGGACAGCGAGACGACCGTGTCGCTCGGCGCCATCCAGGTGAAGCGGGCGACATGCCGCCATTCGGGCGAGGGCTGGCCACAGGTATAGCCGAACAGCCCCTTGCAGTCATAACTGCCCTGACCCGGCAGCGGCTGCGCCACCTGTTCGATCAGATAGGTGCCGACCATGTTGACATTGGCCTTGCCCAGCGTGCCGATGTCGAACGTGTAATCAAGCGTGACATCCAGACCCGAAGTCTTGAGATAGCCGGTATTGAGCGTGGTCGAGACGATATAGCCATTCTGGCCGAAGATCGCGCCGGATCGTGGATCGCGATTGAACAGGCCGCAATAATAGGAATCGCCGGTCGCCGCGCACTGGCTGATGATCAGCGACGGGTCGATCGAGCTGATATAGTCCTGCACCTTGATCTTGTAATAATCGACCGAGAAGGAGAAGTTGCGCAGCGCGCGCGGCGTCAGCACGAAGCCGGCGGTGATCGTATCGGCGGTTTCGGGCTTCAGATTGCGGTTGCCGCCACCCAGCGAAGAACAGGTGTCGGCCGGACATTCGACGATATGGCCATATTGCGCAGCGGTGACGCCGGTCAGCGCACAGGTTGCTGCCGATGCGGTCGGGCTGGCGCCGGCGCAGGGATCCTGCCCCGCGACATTGCCGACCGACTGCGATGCGAACAGTTCACCGATATTGGGCGCGCGGATCGCATGGTTGTAGCTGGCGCGCAGGCGCAGGTCGTCGACCGGCTGCCAGCTCAGCTCGCCCTTGTAGGTCCAGACGTTGAAGTTCGACTTGTAGCCGGTCGACCGCTGTTCGTTGC is a window from the Sphingobium sp. CAP-1 genome containing:
- a CDS encoding NAD(P)/FAD-dependent oxidoreductase; the encoded protein is MGRIAIIGGGVVGLSTGIELLDAGQAVVLVDEDDAGQAASWGNAGHIAVEQVAPLASLSLLRSVPRRLFSRGGALDFPLSAMAHWLPFGLRLIAAARPARFRQGSDALRGLLYQAMPAWAAMVDRIGEPDLLRQDGHYIVWERADAATAGRATWMAADIGTAQVRDATEAERAGLSRLSAQPVAGAIRFSGSGQIADLGALRHALRAAFVAGGGEIVGRRATVRRNGRRIEVPGVDADRVILCAGVRSRALMEALGHKAPMIAERGYHIRADAADWPANLPPVVYEDRSMIVTRYVDSVQAASFVELGRADAPADPRKWERLERHVAELGLPIRAPFTRWMGCRPTLPDYLPAIGRSDRADNLFYAFGHQHLGLTLAPITAKLVTALVTGAEPAVPLAPFDIARFG
- a CDS encoding peptide MFS transporter; its protein translation is MTPATQPEAETLWGHPKGLYVLFFTELWERFSFYGMRALLIFYLTRHFLYSGEQSGLLYGSYLALVFLSPMIGGYLADRWLGQRKAVLFGGLVIASGHIILGVEDVLGTSAQAVFWIGLSLIVVGTGFLKANISALVGTLYAAHDPRRDSAYTLFYMGINLGGAIGPVICGLLGETLGWGYGFGAAAVGMIAGVIVFARGKRHLLGGGEAPDPAALARPVFGVKREWLIYGGTIPLTLLSWILLVSPKLTGTLLAVGGVAIGLLLVWIALARLAGEERRKLLYALALVVIQPVFWGLYEQSGSSLNLFIDHHVDRTIGGFEVPASVFQALPPFFVCLIALPFAALWLRLAKANRMPTPLSSFGFAIIMVGGGFVLMALAGLVPSDQKVPLAFILLLFLCHAIGEMCLSPVGLSAMSRFAPRHMLSFLMGTWFLATAAGNFSAGVIASVIEAMGGGADGGDRAIILDAYLRIGLVAAAIGALVLIVNIGAQRILRPATR
- a CDS encoding glycoside hydrolase family 27 protein — its product is MSRALFAALMATIGMTMPAAAKTPFDGVWLFDKAPPTPGVTMMEVRSKGAKIEGRVTTLWYGPVEMLNPRIEGGKLLFEARNINDRDHPTRNWSVSLTDGKPHLEGQIWESPIAIDGYRGTARDAKARAFKFAALPPLGRPIPGKLAATPPMGWSSWNKFAEHIDDRTVRAMADAMVSTGLRDAGYRYINIDDGWQGKRDANGVLQPNAKFPDMKALADYVHSKGLKIGIYSSQGPRTCAGYEGSYGHVAQDAKSFADWGFDYLKYDLCSGEWFYADADTVQRSYHEMGAALQATGREMIFSLCEYGRFDVGRWGRDVGGQLWRTTGDITDDYPTMAKIGFDRNGDPALAGPHGWNDPDMLEVGNGGMSADEYRTHMTLWAMSAAPLMMGHDLRETSPETLAMLTNRRVIAIDQDARGVQGKAVRKQGALEVWAKPLADGRVALALFNRGGASAALTLTAADAGLSSIAQVEDQWSGATMAALPASYAVPARGAVMIVVKGQ
- a CDS encoding M24 family metallopeptidase, producing the protein MIGGSSAEIELDRLHPWATCAAPIAAAERLARIARAQALTDGIGAQALLVNAGASLRYFSAVPWGQSERLVAMLMLPGRTPIIICPHFEIGTLEADLAIAADIRSWQEDEDPVALVVDALRQAGVRTVAVDPELPFHFAERLRCAASAGLVDATPIISGCRMVKSPAELALMQQAKAMTLSVHAAAARILRPGIRASEVTRFIDEAHRRLGAKGSSFCIVQFGEATAYPHGLPGDRALEEGQLVLIDTGCTIEGYHSDITRTYAFGSVDQQARDIWALEKEAQQAAFDAVMPGAPCESVDAAARAVLEKAGLGPDYRLPGLPHRTGHGIGLSIHEPAYLVRGDRTPLAPGMCFSNEPMIVVPQRFGIRLEDHFHVTGTGAQWFTQPQVAIDRPFAE
- a CDS encoding porin; translation: MTAGLLALTPQGAQAQSNAELQQQIDELKAQIQALTGALAASKNAAAAPPQAAPAAPAPVAVAVAQTPPPAPASTPTPKAKAWYEKLSLRGYTQMRYNAFLSGDDTAPTGLSRLRSVHDSSISDRGSFSLRRARLVLQGDISDRVSLYLQSDFATAVNNQAGSERREGFAQLRDAYADVFLDKRKSLRLRFGQSKVPFGWENMQSSSNRLTLDRSDAINSAVPSERDLGIVGYYTPPSVQNIWDRLGHDGQKLFGNYGAFGVGLFNGQGTNRTEQNRGLMKVAFATWPFELDGLGDALEGQVFEIGGSAMLNDVQPELRSGSVSTIAYDDNRVGIHAMLYPQPFGIQAEWNWGKGPEFDRASQSIETKNLSGGYVQMMVRLPTDSVGTLMPYGRWQHYRGGWKAGINAPRLETDEFELGVEWQPWKALEFTLAYARMKRAEADERRTGRAEGNLIRTQVQWNY
- a CDS encoding GntR family transcriptional regulator, whose translation is MTIVVRTLAERIFEVIRERIVEGKLPDREPVRQDALAAELGVSKIPLREALARLEHEGLLTSQANRGWFVRPMSADQAEEIYLLRLATEPAAAAFSCTRTTEEDRQAAVDAFKLLDAAANADLNAVAVRNREFHVALVRPGGRLLTTQLVERLEVLAERYVLAHLAPAGRGDRAHLEHQALLDAWLAGRAEDVQSLLTQHIASTLDDLRAHFAASHTQ
- a CDS encoding amino acid permease, with protein sequence MLGPRKSIETLAQRESGHSLAKTLSWPHLIALGVGAIVGTGIYTLTGVGAERAGPAVILAFAIAGAVCACAALAYAEMATLIPAAGSAYTFSYAAMGETIAWIVGWSLILEYSLACSTVAVGWSGYLVGWIESAGIHLPALLLVGPHGGGLINLPAVLVALAVMGMLIAGTRESATLNIILVIIKLVALSIFVAMALPAFHSANLEPFMPYGFASTEIGGEKRGVMAAAAIVFFAFYGFDAVATSAEEAKNPGRDLTIGIIGSMLVCTLIYMAVAISAIGALPFQMLANSPEPLALVLRQLGQPVAAHLIALAAVIALPSVILVMMYGQSRVFFVMARDGLLPRSLAKISPRTGAPTRITLITGVSIALVAGIFRLDEIAELANAGTLIAFMAVGACLMILRRRSPDLPRLFRCPQPYVVGTLTILGCAYLLFSLPDTTLVRFGAWNVIGLIFYCLYSRSRSDARRDAATA